In the Quercus lobata isolate SW786 chromosome 5, ValleyOak3.0 Primary Assembly, whole genome shotgun sequence genome, one interval contains:
- the LOC115992655 gene encoding protein OSCA1-like isoform X3 encodes MATIGDIGVAAGFNILGAFIFLLAFAILRLQPLNDRVYFPKWYLRNLRTDPTTSGAFVSKFVNLDFRSYIRFLNWVPDALKMPEPALIEHAGLDSAVYLRIYLIGLKIFVPIAFLAWAILVPLNWTNITLEHEGKIIHRISGVDKLSIANIPVGSQRFWGHVAMAYAFTFWTCYVLRKEYETVALMRLQFLASEKRRPDQFTVLVRNVPPDPDESTWELAEHFFLFNHPDQYLTHQVVYDANKLYKLVKKKKNLQNWLVYYENKYNRNSSQRPFMKTGFLGLWGKKVDAIDHHVSEIEKLSEEISVERERIAGTPKSKSIMPAAFVSFRSRWGAAVCAQTQQSKNQTIWLTEWAPEPCDVYWRNLAIPYVSLTVRWLVVAVAFFFLTFFSMIPIAFVQSLATIEGIEKAAPFLRDAVGMIPKTIGVAIPMRATFFVTYIMVDGWLGLAGEILMWKPLIFYHLKNFFLVKTEKDRCEAADPGSLGFNTGEPIIQFYFLLGLVHATMTPIILPFIIIFFSLAYIVFRHQIINVYNQEYENAAAFWPDVHGRVITSLVISQVLLMGLLSTKQATQSTPTLIALPVLTIWFHWYFCKGRYESAFVKYPLQEAMMKDTLERAKEPNLNLKEYLQNAYEHPVFKASEDEEDDEINDDGWENESVIVPTKHQPRRINTPVPSKISGASSSSLPEAVQELPQP; translated from the exons atggCTACAATTGGAGATATTGGAGTTGCAGCAGGTTTCAACATTCTTGGCGCATTCATTTTCCTTTTGGCATTCGCCATTTTAAGGCTTCAACCTCTCAATGATAGAGTGTACTTCCCAAAGTGGTATCTTAGGAATTTAAGAACAGATCCAACAACGTCCGGAGCATTTGTAAGCAAGTTTGTGAATTTGGACTTTAGGTCATATATAAGGTTTTTGAATTGGGTGCCAGATGCACTGAAAATGCCGGAACCTGCACTCATTGAGCATGCAGGACTGGATTCTGCTGTTTACTTGCGGATTTACTTAATAGG GCTTAAGATTTTTGTTCCTATAGCCTTCCTTGCATGGGCTATCTTAGTGCCACTTAACTGGACAAACATCACTCTAGAGCATGAAGGCAAAATTATCCACAGAATTTCTGGCGTCGATAAGCTCTCTATTGCAAATATCCCAGTTGGATCACAAAG GTTTTGGGGTCATGTAGCGATGGCTTATGCATTTACCTTTTGGACATGCTATGTGTTGCGGAAGGAGTACGAGACAGTTGCCTTAATGCGGTTGCAGTTTCTTGCATCAGAAAAACGCCGCCCAGATCAATTCACT GTCCTTGTCAGAAACGTTCCACCTGACCCTGATGAATCTACGTGGGAGCTTGCGGAGCAttttttcttattcaaccatccgGATCAATATCTTACTCATCAG GTGGTATATGATGCAAACAAGCTTTACAAACTggttaagaagaagaaaaatttgcAGAACTGGCTTGTTTACTacgaaaataaatataatagaaaTAGTTCTCAGAGGCCCTTCATGAAG ACTGGTTTTCTTGGGCTATGGGGAAAGAAAGTGGATGCAATTGATCATCATGTGTCTGAAATTGAGAAACTGTCAGAAGAA ATATCTGTAGAGAGGGAAAGAATTGCAGGCactccaaaatcaaaatctatcATGCCTGCAGCATTTGTTTCTTTCAGATCTCGTTGGGGAGCTGCTGTTTGCGCGCAAACTCAACAATCCAAAAACCAAACTATTTGGTTAACAGAGTGGGCCCCAGAACCATGTGATGTATATTGGCGAAATCTGGCTATTCCATATGTTTCCCTCACAGTGAGATGGCTGGTTGTAGCTGTTGCATTCTTCttcttgacttttttttccATGATCCCCATTGCATTTGTACAATCTCTTGCAACTATCGAGGGCATTGAGAAAGCAGCACCATTCTTGAGAGATGCTGTTGGAAT GATTCCCAAAACAATTGGTGTGGCAATTCCAATGAGAGCAACTTTCTTTGTCACTTATATTATGGTTGATGGATGGCTTGGTTTAGCTGGGGAAATTCTAATGTGGAAACCTCTTATATTTTATCACTTGAAGAATTTCTTCTTGGTGAAGACAGAAAAGGATAGGTGCGAGGCAGCGGATCCAGGAAGTCTTGGTTTCAACACAGGAGAACCCATTATACAGTTCTATTTCCTACTGGGCCTCGTGCATGCTACAATGACACCTATTATACTTCCTTTCATAATCATTTTCTTCAGCTTGGCTTATATCGTGTTCCGTCATCAG ATCATAAATGTCTATAACCAAGAGTATGAGAATGCTGCAGCATTTTGGCCTGATGTCCATGGGCGTGTTATTACTTCGCTGGTAATTTCACAAGTGCTTCTAATGGGACTGTTGAGCACAAAACAAGCTACCCAGTCAACCCCAACTCTCATTGCACTTCCAGTTCTAACCATATGGTTCCACTGGTACTTCTGCAAAGGCCGATATGAATCAGCATTTGTTAAGTATCCACTACAG GAAGCAATGATGAAAGATACTTTAGAACGGGCAAAGGAACCAAACCTGAACTTGAAAGAATATCTTCAAAATGCATATGAACACCCAGTTTTTAAAGCTAGTGAAGacgaagaagatgatgaaattAATGATGACGGATGGGAGAATGAGAGTGTGATTGTGCCCACAAAACACCAGCCCCGAAGGATCAATACACCAGTTCCCAGCAAAATTAGTGGTGCATCTTCCTCATCTCTGCCTGAGGCTGTTCAAGAGCTTCCACAGCCCTAA
- the LOC115992655 gene encoding calcium permeable stress-gated cation channel 1-like isoform X2, whose product MATIGDIGVAAGFNILGAFIFLLAFAILRLQPLNDRVYFPKWYLRNLRTDPTTSGAFVSKFVNLDFRSYIRFLNWVPDALKMPEPALIEHAGLDSAVYLRIYLIGLKIFVPIAFLAWAILVPLNWTNITLEHEGKIIHRISGVDKLSIANIPVGSQRFWGHVAMAYAFTFWTCYVLRKEYETVALMRLQFLASEKRRPDQFTVLVRNVPPDPDESTWELAEHFFLFNHPDQYLTHQVVYDANKLYKLVKKKKNLQNWLVYYENKYNRNSSQRPFMKTGFLGLWGKKVDAIDHHVSEIEKLSEEISVERERIAGTPKSKSIMPAAFVSFRSRWGAAVCAQTQQSKNQTIWLTEWAPEPCDVYWRNLAIPYVSLTVRWLVVAVAFFFLTFFSMIPIAFVQSLATIEGIEKAAPFLRDAVGMDFVKSVIQGFLPGIALKLFLIVLQTILTIMSKFEGSISLSSLDRRTATRYYIFNFVNVFLGSIIAGSAFEQLNSFFHQPAKEIPKTIGVAIPMRATFFVTYIMVDGWLGLAGEILMWKPLIFYHLKNFFLVKTEKDRCEAADPGSLGFNTGEPIIQFYFLLGLVHATMTPIILPFIIIFFSLAYIVFRHQIINVYNQEYENAAAFWPDVHGRVITSLVISQVLLMGLLSTKQATQSTPTLIALPVLTIWFHWYFCKGRYESAFEAMMKDTLERAKEPNLNLKEYLQNAYEHPVFKASEDEEDDEINDDGWENESVIVPTKHQPRRINTPVPSKISGASSSSLPEAVQELPQP is encoded by the exons atggCTACAATTGGAGATATTGGAGTTGCAGCAGGTTTCAACATTCTTGGCGCATTCATTTTCCTTTTGGCATTCGCCATTTTAAGGCTTCAACCTCTCAATGATAGAGTGTACTTCCCAAAGTGGTATCTTAGGAATTTAAGAACAGATCCAACAACGTCCGGAGCATTTGTAAGCAAGTTTGTGAATTTGGACTTTAGGTCATATATAAGGTTTTTGAATTGGGTGCCAGATGCACTGAAAATGCCGGAACCTGCACTCATTGAGCATGCAGGACTGGATTCTGCTGTTTACTTGCGGATTTACTTAATAGG GCTTAAGATTTTTGTTCCTATAGCCTTCCTTGCATGGGCTATCTTAGTGCCACTTAACTGGACAAACATCACTCTAGAGCATGAAGGCAAAATTATCCACAGAATTTCTGGCGTCGATAAGCTCTCTATTGCAAATATCCCAGTTGGATCACAAAG GTTTTGGGGTCATGTAGCGATGGCTTATGCATTTACCTTTTGGACATGCTATGTGTTGCGGAAGGAGTACGAGACAGTTGCCTTAATGCGGTTGCAGTTTCTTGCATCAGAAAAACGCCGCCCAGATCAATTCACT GTCCTTGTCAGAAACGTTCCACCTGACCCTGATGAATCTACGTGGGAGCTTGCGGAGCAttttttcttattcaaccatccgGATCAATATCTTACTCATCAG GTGGTATATGATGCAAACAAGCTTTACAAACTggttaagaagaagaaaaatttgcAGAACTGGCTTGTTTACTacgaaaataaatataatagaaaTAGTTCTCAGAGGCCCTTCATGAAG ACTGGTTTTCTTGGGCTATGGGGAAAGAAAGTGGATGCAATTGATCATCATGTGTCTGAAATTGAGAAACTGTCAGAAGAA ATATCTGTAGAGAGGGAAAGAATTGCAGGCactccaaaatcaaaatctatcATGCCTGCAGCATTTGTTTCTTTCAGATCTCGTTGGGGAGCTGCTGTTTGCGCGCAAACTCAACAATCCAAAAACCAAACTATTTGGTTAACAGAGTGGGCCCCAGAACCATGTGATGTATATTGGCGAAATCTGGCTATTCCATATGTTTCCCTCACAGTGAGATGGCTGGTTGTAGCTGTTGCATTCTTCttcttgacttttttttccATGATCCCCATTGCATTTGTACAATCTCTTGCAACTATCGAGGGCATTGAGAAAGCAGCACCATTCTTGAGAGATGCTGTTGGAAT GGATTTTGTTAAATCAGTCATCCAAGGTTTTTTACCTGGGATTGCATTGAAGTTATTCCTTATCGTTCTGCAAACTATATTGACAATCATGTCTAAATTTGAAGGTTCTATTTCTCTGTCATCTCTAGACAGGAGAACAGCCACTAGATACTATATTTTCAACTTTGTAAATGTATTCCTTGGGAGCATAATTGCTGGAAGTGCATTTGAACAGCTAAATTCATTTTTTCACCAACCAGCAAAGGA GATTCCCAAAACAATTGGTGTGGCAATTCCAATGAGAGCAACTTTCTTTGTCACTTATATTATGGTTGATGGATGGCTTGGTTTAGCTGGGGAAATTCTAATGTGGAAACCTCTTATATTTTATCACTTGAAGAATTTCTTCTTGGTGAAGACAGAAAAGGATAGGTGCGAGGCAGCGGATCCAGGAAGTCTTGGTTTCAACACAGGAGAACCCATTATACAGTTCTATTTCCTACTGGGCCTCGTGCATGCTACAATGACACCTATTATACTTCCTTTCATAATCATTTTCTTCAGCTTGGCTTATATCGTGTTCCGTCATCAG ATCATAAATGTCTATAACCAAGAGTATGAGAATGCTGCAGCATTTTGGCCTGATGTCCATGGGCGTGTTATTACTTCGCTGGTAATTTCACAAGTGCTTCTAATGGGACTGTTGAGCACAAAACAAGCTACCCAGTCAACCCCAACTCTCATTGCACTTCCAGTTCTAACCATATGGTTCCACTGGTACTTCTGCAAAGGCCGATATGAATCAGCATTT GAAGCAATGATGAAAGATACTTTAGAACGGGCAAAGGAACCAAACCTGAACTTGAAAGAATATCTTCAAAATGCATATGAACACCCAGTTTTTAAAGCTAGTGAAGacgaagaagatgatgaaattAATGATGACGGATGGGAGAATGAGAGTGTGATTGTGCCCACAAAACACCAGCCCCGAAGGATCAATACACCAGTTCCCAGCAAAATTAGTGGTGCATCTTCCTCATCTCTGCCTGAGGCTGTTCAAGAGCTTCCACAGCCCTAA
- the LOC115992655 gene encoding calcium permeable stress-gated cation channel 1-like isoform X1, whose translation MATIGDIGVAAGFNILGAFIFLLAFAILRLQPLNDRVYFPKWYLRNLRTDPTTSGAFVSKFVNLDFRSYIRFLNWVPDALKMPEPALIEHAGLDSAVYLRIYLIGLKIFVPIAFLAWAILVPLNWTNITLEHEGKIIHRISGVDKLSIANIPVGSQRFWGHVAMAYAFTFWTCYVLRKEYETVALMRLQFLASEKRRPDQFTVLVRNVPPDPDESTWELAEHFFLFNHPDQYLTHQVVYDANKLYKLVKKKKNLQNWLVYYENKYNRNSSQRPFMKTGFLGLWGKKVDAIDHHVSEIEKLSEEISVERERIAGTPKSKSIMPAAFVSFRSRWGAAVCAQTQQSKNQTIWLTEWAPEPCDVYWRNLAIPYVSLTVRWLVVAVAFFFLTFFSMIPIAFVQSLATIEGIEKAAPFLRDAVGMDFVKSVIQGFLPGIALKLFLIVLQTILTIMSKFEGSISLSSLDRRTATRYYIFNFVNVFLGSIIAGSAFEQLNSFFHQPAKEIPKTIGVAIPMRATFFVTYIMVDGWLGLAGEILMWKPLIFYHLKNFFLVKTEKDRCEAADPGSLGFNTGEPIIQFYFLLGLVHATMTPIILPFIIIFFSLAYIVFRHQIINVYNQEYENAAAFWPDVHGRVITSLVISQVLLMGLLSTKQATQSTPTLIALPVLTIWFHWYFCKGRYESAFVKYPLQEAMMKDTLERAKEPNLNLKEYLQNAYEHPVFKASEDEEDDEINDDGWENESVIVPTKHQPRRINTPVPSKISGASSSSLPEAVQELPQP comes from the exons atggCTACAATTGGAGATATTGGAGTTGCAGCAGGTTTCAACATTCTTGGCGCATTCATTTTCCTTTTGGCATTCGCCATTTTAAGGCTTCAACCTCTCAATGATAGAGTGTACTTCCCAAAGTGGTATCTTAGGAATTTAAGAACAGATCCAACAACGTCCGGAGCATTTGTAAGCAAGTTTGTGAATTTGGACTTTAGGTCATATATAAGGTTTTTGAATTGGGTGCCAGATGCACTGAAAATGCCGGAACCTGCACTCATTGAGCATGCAGGACTGGATTCTGCTGTTTACTTGCGGATTTACTTAATAGG GCTTAAGATTTTTGTTCCTATAGCCTTCCTTGCATGGGCTATCTTAGTGCCACTTAACTGGACAAACATCACTCTAGAGCATGAAGGCAAAATTATCCACAGAATTTCTGGCGTCGATAAGCTCTCTATTGCAAATATCCCAGTTGGATCACAAAG GTTTTGGGGTCATGTAGCGATGGCTTATGCATTTACCTTTTGGACATGCTATGTGTTGCGGAAGGAGTACGAGACAGTTGCCTTAATGCGGTTGCAGTTTCTTGCATCAGAAAAACGCCGCCCAGATCAATTCACT GTCCTTGTCAGAAACGTTCCACCTGACCCTGATGAATCTACGTGGGAGCTTGCGGAGCAttttttcttattcaaccatccgGATCAATATCTTACTCATCAG GTGGTATATGATGCAAACAAGCTTTACAAACTggttaagaagaagaaaaatttgcAGAACTGGCTTGTTTACTacgaaaataaatataatagaaaTAGTTCTCAGAGGCCCTTCATGAAG ACTGGTTTTCTTGGGCTATGGGGAAAGAAAGTGGATGCAATTGATCATCATGTGTCTGAAATTGAGAAACTGTCAGAAGAA ATATCTGTAGAGAGGGAAAGAATTGCAGGCactccaaaatcaaaatctatcATGCCTGCAGCATTTGTTTCTTTCAGATCTCGTTGGGGAGCTGCTGTTTGCGCGCAAACTCAACAATCCAAAAACCAAACTATTTGGTTAACAGAGTGGGCCCCAGAACCATGTGATGTATATTGGCGAAATCTGGCTATTCCATATGTTTCCCTCACAGTGAGATGGCTGGTTGTAGCTGTTGCATTCTTCttcttgacttttttttccATGATCCCCATTGCATTTGTACAATCTCTTGCAACTATCGAGGGCATTGAGAAAGCAGCACCATTCTTGAGAGATGCTGTTGGAAT GGATTTTGTTAAATCAGTCATCCAAGGTTTTTTACCTGGGATTGCATTGAAGTTATTCCTTATCGTTCTGCAAACTATATTGACAATCATGTCTAAATTTGAAGGTTCTATTTCTCTGTCATCTCTAGACAGGAGAACAGCCACTAGATACTATATTTTCAACTTTGTAAATGTATTCCTTGGGAGCATAATTGCTGGAAGTGCATTTGAACAGCTAAATTCATTTTTTCACCAACCAGCAAAGGA GATTCCCAAAACAATTGGTGTGGCAATTCCAATGAGAGCAACTTTCTTTGTCACTTATATTATGGTTGATGGATGGCTTGGTTTAGCTGGGGAAATTCTAATGTGGAAACCTCTTATATTTTATCACTTGAAGAATTTCTTCTTGGTGAAGACAGAAAAGGATAGGTGCGAGGCAGCGGATCCAGGAAGTCTTGGTTTCAACACAGGAGAACCCATTATACAGTTCTATTTCCTACTGGGCCTCGTGCATGCTACAATGACACCTATTATACTTCCTTTCATAATCATTTTCTTCAGCTTGGCTTATATCGTGTTCCGTCATCAG ATCATAAATGTCTATAACCAAGAGTATGAGAATGCTGCAGCATTTTGGCCTGATGTCCATGGGCGTGTTATTACTTCGCTGGTAATTTCACAAGTGCTTCTAATGGGACTGTTGAGCACAAAACAAGCTACCCAGTCAACCCCAACTCTCATTGCACTTCCAGTTCTAACCATATGGTTCCACTGGTACTTCTGCAAAGGCCGATATGAATCAGCATTTGTTAAGTATCCACTACAG GAAGCAATGATGAAAGATACTTTAGAACGGGCAAAGGAACCAAACCTGAACTTGAAAGAATATCTTCAAAATGCATATGAACACCCAGTTTTTAAAGCTAGTGAAGacgaagaagatgatgaaattAATGATGACGGATGGGAGAATGAGAGTGTGATTGTGCCCACAAAACACCAGCCCCGAAGGATCAATACACCAGTTCCCAGCAAAATTAGTGGTGCATCTTCCTCATCTCTGCCTGAGGCTGTTCAAGAGCTTCCACAGCCCTAA
- the LOC115992655 gene encoding calcium permeable stress-gated cation channel 1-like isoform X4, whose translation MAYAFTFWTCYVLRKEYETVALMRLQFLASEKRRPDQFTVLVRNVPPDPDESTWELAEHFFLFNHPDQYLTHQVVYDANKLYKLVKKKKNLQNWLVYYENKYNRNSSQRPFMKTGFLGLWGKKVDAIDHHVSEIEKLSEEISVERERIAGTPKSKSIMPAAFVSFRSRWGAAVCAQTQQSKNQTIWLTEWAPEPCDVYWRNLAIPYVSLTVRWLVVAVAFFFLTFFSMIPIAFVQSLATIEGIEKAAPFLRDAVGMDFVKSVIQGFLPGIALKLFLIVLQTILTIMSKFEGSISLSSLDRRTATRYYIFNFVNVFLGSIIAGSAFEQLNSFFHQPAKEIPKTIGVAIPMRATFFVTYIMVDGWLGLAGEILMWKPLIFYHLKNFFLVKTEKDRCEAADPGSLGFNTGEPIIQFYFLLGLVHATMTPIILPFIIIFFSLAYIVFRHQIINVYNQEYENAAAFWPDVHGRVITSLVISQVLLMGLLSTKQATQSTPTLIALPVLTIWFHWYFCKGRYESAFVKYPLQEAMMKDTLERAKEPNLNLKEYLQNAYEHPVFKASEDEEDDEINDDGWENESVIVPTKHQPRRINTPVPSKISGASSSSLPEAVQELPQP comes from the exons ATGGCTTATGCATTTACCTTTTGGACATGCTATGTGTTGCGGAAGGAGTACGAGACAGTTGCCTTAATGCGGTTGCAGTTTCTTGCATCAGAAAAACGCCGCCCAGATCAATTCACT GTCCTTGTCAGAAACGTTCCACCTGACCCTGATGAATCTACGTGGGAGCTTGCGGAGCAttttttcttattcaaccatccgGATCAATATCTTACTCATCAG GTGGTATATGATGCAAACAAGCTTTACAAACTggttaagaagaagaaaaatttgcAGAACTGGCTTGTTTACTacgaaaataaatataatagaaaTAGTTCTCAGAGGCCCTTCATGAAG ACTGGTTTTCTTGGGCTATGGGGAAAGAAAGTGGATGCAATTGATCATCATGTGTCTGAAATTGAGAAACTGTCAGAAGAA ATATCTGTAGAGAGGGAAAGAATTGCAGGCactccaaaatcaaaatctatcATGCCTGCAGCATTTGTTTCTTTCAGATCTCGTTGGGGAGCTGCTGTTTGCGCGCAAACTCAACAATCCAAAAACCAAACTATTTGGTTAACAGAGTGGGCCCCAGAACCATGTGATGTATATTGGCGAAATCTGGCTATTCCATATGTTTCCCTCACAGTGAGATGGCTGGTTGTAGCTGTTGCATTCTTCttcttgacttttttttccATGATCCCCATTGCATTTGTACAATCTCTTGCAACTATCGAGGGCATTGAGAAAGCAGCACCATTCTTGAGAGATGCTGTTGGAAT GGATTTTGTTAAATCAGTCATCCAAGGTTTTTTACCTGGGATTGCATTGAAGTTATTCCTTATCGTTCTGCAAACTATATTGACAATCATGTCTAAATTTGAAGGTTCTATTTCTCTGTCATCTCTAGACAGGAGAACAGCCACTAGATACTATATTTTCAACTTTGTAAATGTATTCCTTGGGAGCATAATTGCTGGAAGTGCATTTGAACAGCTAAATTCATTTTTTCACCAACCAGCAAAGGA GATTCCCAAAACAATTGGTGTGGCAATTCCAATGAGAGCAACTTTCTTTGTCACTTATATTATGGTTGATGGATGGCTTGGTTTAGCTGGGGAAATTCTAATGTGGAAACCTCTTATATTTTATCACTTGAAGAATTTCTTCTTGGTGAAGACAGAAAAGGATAGGTGCGAGGCAGCGGATCCAGGAAGTCTTGGTTTCAACACAGGAGAACCCATTATACAGTTCTATTTCCTACTGGGCCTCGTGCATGCTACAATGACACCTATTATACTTCCTTTCATAATCATTTTCTTCAGCTTGGCTTATATCGTGTTCCGTCATCAG ATCATAAATGTCTATAACCAAGAGTATGAGAATGCTGCAGCATTTTGGCCTGATGTCCATGGGCGTGTTATTACTTCGCTGGTAATTTCACAAGTGCTTCTAATGGGACTGTTGAGCACAAAACAAGCTACCCAGTCAACCCCAACTCTCATTGCACTTCCAGTTCTAACCATATGGTTCCACTGGTACTTCTGCAAAGGCCGATATGAATCAGCATTTGTTAAGTATCCACTACAG GAAGCAATGATGAAAGATACTTTAGAACGGGCAAAGGAACCAAACCTGAACTTGAAAGAATATCTTCAAAATGCATATGAACACCCAGTTTTTAAAGCTAGTGAAGacgaagaagatgatgaaattAATGATGACGGATGGGAGAATGAGAGTGTGATTGTGCCCACAAAACACCAGCCCCGAAGGATCAATACACCAGTTCCCAGCAAAATTAGTGGTGCATCTTCCTCATCTCTGCCTGAGGCTGTTCAAGAGCTTCCACAGCCCTAA